In one window of Thalassotalea agarivorans DNA:
- a CDS encoding thymidylate synthase encodes MKKYQDLLRDVLENGTKKDDRTGTGTISVFGRQFRCDLNEGFPLLTTKKVHFKSVVNELLWFLSGSTNINDLEATIWDEWALEDGELGPVYGKQWTAWETKDGKTINQIDYVVDLLKNNPTSRRILFHGWNVEYLPDEKLSPQENARQGKMALPPCHLLYQFQVMDNKLNLMCTIRSNDLFLGNPFNTAQAALWVHMLAQQCDLEVGELIMSIGDAHIYSNHIDQVKEQLSRDPRALPKLKLKRKPASIYDYKLEDFELEGYEPHPPIKAPVAI; translated from the coding sequence ATGAAAAAATATCAAGATTTATTGAGAGACGTACTTGAAAATGGAACAAAAAAAGACGACAGAACTGGCACGGGCACCATATCGGTCTTTGGCCGTCAATTTCGGTGTGATCTAAATGAAGGATTCCCTTTACTAACCACAAAGAAGGTTCACTTTAAGTCTGTTGTAAATGAACTTTTATGGTTCTTGTCTGGCAGCACAAATATTAATGATTTAGAAGCTACTATATGGGATGAGTGGGCATTAGAAGACGGAGAACTAGGCCCTGTCTATGGAAAACAATGGACGGCTTGGGAAACCAAAGACGGTAAAACTATCAATCAAATTGATTACGTTGTAGACCTTCTAAAAAACAATCCTACATCTCGTAGAATTCTGTTTCATGGTTGGAATGTTGAATATTTACCAGATGAAAAACTAAGCCCACAAGAAAATGCTCGCCAAGGTAAAATGGCACTTCCACCTTGTCATTTGTTGTATCAATTTCAAGTAATGGATAACAAGCTTAACCTCATGTGCACTATACGTTCAAATGACCTTTTCTTAGGAAATCCATTTAACACTGCTCAAGCTGCTTTGTGGGTTCACATGCTAGCTCAGCAATGTGATTTAGAAGTGGGCGAATTGATCATGAGCATAGGCGACGCACATATATACTCAAATCACATAGACCAAGTAAAAGAGCAGCTTTCACGAGACCCTAGAGCGCTACCTAAATTGAAGTTAAAAAGAAAGCCAGCATCAATTTACGACTACAAATTAGAGGATTTTGAACTAGAAGGTTACGAGCCACATCCTCCAATTAAAGCGCCAGTAGCAATTTAA
- a CDS encoding site-specific integrase yields the protein MKLEQAVQTFKDYNKIFSEFKYKYRWEDIHKDKISPDIQALTLLNYQVSDCSLFKDIKWSFNQERKAKQDFHHTKSDFEIDFTNYPCIPPFILFEGKVAFLLAKVLPSKELSGSKRTSAPLKTITLVVYFKGWLKALNEGFSSLVNEYGDVAIFDQFESLGDLKKAHHKLMFSNACIADHTAYNFNRFQKLFNSKKIRESVLPEGYVPISLKSFGFNVRKNSENKEDKENPNAVMPDDVFESCVSASSYIVLDFLQKLNVNVKDSQSIKLFSKYTPFFSEPLLNVNDEIISQYAAYRLKRAGYNIEHIIATTNIVTPPSLNQLNKKLSKLNSGDVLASDLYRYLDLIKSSSLYLINQLTGMRRSEMMNLRVDTKIVEEFGISLITSKVKKQRSFERSLFDDKWVCIPIVADAINAIRIIYKITNNPFMMSGGVTTKPHKNPQALMSGSRVFKRVLFNSSTETNIPFHGYTLRNTLAYQLFKADLGLPFISHQLKHFCNVVTHGLNNASNKGFSESTLGYGDIGDRLSGKAEFRKGLRKKAEIESIKISYDPDANYAGENGAAHKEKMTQLFSGYMAQGYSKEQIFEAMADQGMAIVNVGNGMCYGGKMEDFDSSLPCIGGLRCNPVRCSNAVVTKAHAPKWREIYRDNMIVVNMGQEATGYESAIEATKEAALVLNHLGEEV from the coding sequence ATGAAACTAGAACAAGCTGTGCAAACGTTTAAAGATTACAATAAGATATTTTCCGAATTTAAATACAAATACCGCTGGGAAGATATACATAAGGATAAAATATCACCCGATATTCAAGCCTTAACTCTGTTAAATTATCAGGTCTCTGATTGCTCTTTATTCAAAGATATAAAGTGGAGTTTTAATCAAGAGCGTAAAGCTAAACAAGACTTTCACCATACAAAGTCCGATTTTGAAATTGATTTTACTAACTACCCATGCATTCCACCTTTTATTTTATTTGAAGGCAAGGTGGCGTTTTTATTAGCTAAGGTACTTCCGTCTAAAGAGCTATCAGGCAGCAAACGAACTTCAGCTCCACTTAAAACAATTACCCTTGTTGTCTATTTTAAAGGCTGGCTAAAAGCTTTAAATGAAGGTTTCTCGTCGTTGGTAAATGAATATGGCGATGTCGCTATATTTGACCAATTTGAATCTCTAGGAGATTTGAAAAAAGCACACCATAAACTAATGTTTAGCAATGCTTGTATCGCTGATCATACAGCATACAATTTCAATAGGTTTCAAAAGCTTTTTAATTCTAAGAAGATTAGAGAAAGCGTATTACCAGAAGGCTATGTTCCTATTTCGCTTAAATCATTTGGTTTCAATGTACGTAAAAATAGCGAAAATAAAGAAGACAAAGAAAACCCAAATGCGGTTATGCCGGATGATGTCTTTGAGTCATGCGTAAGTGCGTCCTCGTATATTGTTTTAGACTTTCTGCAAAAGCTAAATGTGAATGTAAAAGATAGCCAGAGCATCAAATTATTCTCAAAGTACACTCCTTTTTTTAGTGAGCCTTTGTTAAACGTCAATGATGAGATAATTTCTCAATATGCAGCTTATCGTTTAAAAAGGGCTGGTTATAATATTGAGCACATAATAGCTACAACAAATATTGTTACCCCACCATCGCTGAACCAATTAAACAAAAAACTTTCCAAACTAAATAGTGGTGATGTTTTAGCGTCTGATTTATATCGCTATTTAGATTTGATCAAATCATCTTCACTATATTTAATTAATCAACTCACTGGTATGCGTCGCTCTGAGATGATGAATCTGCGAGTTGATACCAAGATAGTTGAGGAGTTTGGGATATCGTTAATAACATCTAAAGTTAAAAAACAACGTAGTTTTGAGCGTTCATTATTTGATGACAAATGGGTCTGCATTCCGATAGTGGCAGACGCTATTAATGCGATACGAATAATTTATAAGATAACAAATAACCCGTTTATGATGTCTGGAGGAGTTACTACTAAACCACACAAAAACCCTCAAGCGTTAATGAGTGGCAGTCGAGTTTTTAAACGAGTTTTATTTAATTCGAGTACAGAGACTAACATCCCCTTTCATGGTTATACCCTTCGTAATACTCTAGCTTATCAATTATTCAAAGCAGATTTAGGGTTGCCATTTATCAGCCACCAGCTAAAGCACTTTTGTAATGTCGTAACACACGGGCTAAACAATGCGTCCAACAAAGGCTTCTCTGAGTCAACTCTTGGTTACGGAGATATAGGTGACAGACTCAGCGGTAAAGCTGAATTTAGAAAAGGACTACGCAAAAAAGCCGAAATTGAATCCATTAAAATCTCCTATGATCCTGACGCAAACTACGCAGGAGAAAACGGTGCTGCACATAAAGAAAAAATGACGCAGTTATTTTCTGGTTATATGGCACAGGGCTATTCAAAAGAGCAAATATTTGAAGCTATGGCTGACCAAGGTATGGCAATAGTCAATGTTGGAAATGGAATGTGTTATGGCGGAAAGATGGAAGATTTTGACAGCTCCCTTCCTTGCATAGGAGGTCTTCGTTGTAACCCTGTTAGGTGTTCGAATGCTGTTGTAACAAAGGCTCACGCTCCAAAATGGAGAGAAATATATCGAGATAACATGATAGTCGTAAACATGGGTCAAGAAGCGACTGGCTATGAAAGTGCGATAGAAGCGACAAAGGAAGCAGCTTTAGTTTTAAATCATCTAGGTGAAGAGGTATAA
- a CDS encoding site-specific integrase, whose protein sequence is MNSIPKNLRILKEWVNSTLLDDKKLLEIPLTSSSKKSPFLHKYISEATGISLQTLGRYTEHLSPLVQALENNNWLQPDIPLLEQDIIRRHRVLFIDMKSNMDLLKTNNLVVRNNLNIKLINELANGGTRVTKEYSHAYKYFKEEFEPQVFELLKNNDIYDNSQYKTLTEIRKESKYRRGLGDAAKDIKKFVKSFLKKADKQALLRVEFGQTQGKDDCIIRHRWVVNQINQSNQSQWGDISEIAIKNNVGALSALEQELKAQKIWIKGIRGLTLNLINKLKLVLHEFELNPSLLSSPKLRVGNKVSKRALKRLFPEIIDFDLTSAYQIHSKLKKYWKETFQPTVLSYMKKHGVFDSSSYKTVKERVQSIDYERIKITQERSDRFDEYRDSNSSTYAEIISNSLSDELLHIAAITSREKDTISQYKCTQTLLINYYEELGISGNAHLEEIFGEYSACQFRTWLEDKIAGKSISANTAHSYIHSFQRILDSYYDLEDVDKSKPFIKVSGFTGATRSTDRYKPYVKVHRIIIASVVDEAIDKVRSLHFKEYKKAVSGKSFIGVPKLGKQVKSVVADDCTLENLKWYFDNVIDSVPVYRHHYNELSKDDPRSLFWKAWMNYRRVNNDAYSEITNLYDEWGVSRPPSLLEIIPYYLKLLQVTGLNAESACKLSINSFVEAHPATGRPCIRYFKERSDGEKTMLLDLFTAELTWLSTSQCKEVSKIFSDMKKLTASIRVEAGNYSDHLFIYQNNPGVVTNTIQSLDGSERGRVSKRANESLGLLDGNWDNTLVDENGEIISITTTRFRPSLVSELVEAGVSIREIQLILGHSSIQTTLKYLDTCDFNKIAREKIEEKLKQIYSNALVEKEHPTIGEVEKAEGEIIFKTPLGGCKNIMNPPDFIKQSSLYKGGACNKYNQCLLCENVIITTSHLPQLFALQRDYIQSLSHQRIASTPYGHVIQENLAILETILGSESEFSQEELNKAQKLSTHIESSILIDGVTA, encoded by the coding sequence ATGAATAGTATCCCTAAAAACCTTCGGATTTTAAAAGAGTGGGTTAATTCAACTTTATTGGATGACAAGAAGCTTCTAGAAATCCCACTAACCTCTAGTTCAAAGAAGAGTCCGTTTCTACACAAGTATATATCTGAGGCAACAGGAATATCACTTCAGACCTTAGGGCGATATACAGAGCACCTATCGCCTTTAGTTCAGGCGCTTGAAAACAACAACTGGCTACAACCAGATATTCCATTATTAGAACAAGATATTATACGCCGTCATCGAGTGTTATTTATCGATATGAAGTCGAATATGGACTTGCTAAAAACAAACAATTTAGTCGTAAGAAACAACCTCAATATTAAGCTAATAAATGAGTTAGCCAATGGTGGGACAAGAGTGACAAAGGAGTATTCGCACGCATACAAGTATTTTAAGGAAGAATTCGAACCTCAGGTTTTTGAACTACTCAAAAATAATGACATTTACGATAACTCTCAATACAAAACTTTAACTGAGATAAGAAAAGAATCCAAATACCGTCGTGGGCTTGGTGACGCAGCAAAAGATATCAAAAAGTTTGTAAAATCATTCCTGAAAAAAGCAGATAAACAAGCTTTATTGAGAGTGGAGTTCGGTCAAACGCAAGGAAAGGACGACTGTATTATCAGGCATAGATGGGTTGTTAATCAGATCAATCAGTCGAATCAGAGTCAATGGGGAGATATTAGTGAAATAGCAATAAAAAATAATGTCGGTGCATTATCCGCTCTAGAGCAAGAATTAAAAGCCCAAAAGATCTGGATTAAGGGTATACGTGGCTTAACGTTAAATTTAATCAACAAACTAAAACTAGTTTTACACGAGTTTGAACTAAACCCTTCACTGCTTTCCAGTCCAAAGCTTAGAGTTGGAAATAAAGTAAGTAAACGAGCTTTAAAGAGGTTATTCCCGGAAATAATTGACTTCGACTTAACCTCTGCTTATCAGATTCATTCCAAGCTCAAAAAATACTGGAAAGAAACTTTTCAACCGACAGTTTTATCTTACATGAAAAAACATGGTGTATTCGATTCTAGCTCATATAAAACGGTTAAAGAGCGAGTCCAGTCAATTGACTATGAAAGAATCAAAATCACCCAAGAGAGAAGTGATCGATTTGACGAATACCGTGATTCAAATAGCTCAACGTATGCTGAGATAATTTCAAACTCATTATCTGATGAGTTACTTCACATAGCGGCAATAACATCAAGGGAAAAGGACACCATCAGCCAATACAAGTGTACCCAAACACTTTTGATAAACTATTATGAAGAGCTAGGCATATCTGGTAACGCTCATCTAGAAGAAATATTTGGTGAATATTCAGCGTGTCAATTTAGGACTTGGTTAGAAGATAAAATTGCAGGTAAGTCAATTAGTGCCAACACCGCTCATAGTTATATCCATTCATTTCAACGGATTCTGGATAGTTATTATGACTTAGAAGACGTAGATAAATCTAAACCGTTTATAAAAGTATCAGGCTTCACAGGGGCAACAAGATCTACGGACAGGTACAAGCCATACGTCAAAGTGCATAGAATAATTATTGCCAGCGTAGTTGATGAAGCCATAGATAAGGTTCGATCCCTTCACTTTAAAGAATATAAAAAAGCTGTCAGTGGCAAAAGTTTCATCGGTGTTCCCAAGCTTGGAAAACAGGTGAAAAGTGTCGTAGCTGACGACTGCACTCTAGAGAATTTGAAGTGGTATTTTGACAATGTAATAGACTCAGTGCCTGTTTACAGGCATCACTACAACGAGTTGTCAAAAGATGATCCTAGAAGCCTATTCTGGAAAGCATGGATGAACTACCGAAGAGTTAACAACGACGCATACTCAGAAATAACGAATTTGTATGACGAATGGGGTGTCTCTCGACCACCTTCATTATTAGAAATAATTCCCTATTACTTAAAATTACTACAGGTAACAGGTTTGAACGCTGAGTCTGCTTGTAAATTATCAATCAATAGTTTCGTAGAAGCCCATCCTGCAACAGGAAGACCGTGTATAAGGTACTTTAAAGAGAGAAGTGATGGTGAAAAAACAATGCTTCTTGATCTATTCACGGCAGAGCTAACATGGCTATCAACATCTCAGTGCAAAGAAGTATCGAAAATCTTCTCCGATATGAAAAAGTTAACAGCTTCCATTCGGGTAGAAGCTGGCAACTACAGCGATCACCTCTTCATCTATCAGAATAACCCTGGTGTTGTTACTAACACGATTCAATCACTAGATGGCTCTGAGCGAGGTCGAGTATCTAAAAGAGCAAATGAAAGCTTAGGATTGTTGGACGGCAACTGGGACAACACCTTAGTAGATGAAAACGGAGAAATTATTTCAATTACTACTACTCGCTTTCGCCCCTCTTTAGTCAGTGAATTGGTAGAAGCTGGTGTTTCAATTCGAGAAATCCAACTCATCTTAGGACATTCTTCTATTCAAACGACTCTTAAGTATTTGGATACATGTGACTTTAATAAGATAGCGAGAGAAAAAATAGAAGAAAAGCTCAAACAAATATATTCAAATGCGCTAGTCGAAAAAGAGCATCCAACCATAGGTGAAGTGGAAAAGGCCGAAGGTGAAATTATTTTCAAAACCCCTCTTGGTGGTTGCAAAAATATAATGAACCCTCCTGATTTTATAAAGCAATCAAGTCTATACAAAGGAGGGGCATGTAATAAGTATAATCAGTGTTTACTGTGTGAAAATGTGATCATAACAACTTCTCACCTACCACAACTTTTTGCATTACAACGAGATTATATTCAAAGCTTGTCACATCAGCGTATTGCATCGACACCTTATGGTCATGTAATTCAAGAAAACCTAGCAATTTTAGAAACAATACTTGGTAGCGAGTCTGAGTTTTCTCAAGAAGAGTTAAATAAAGCGCAAAAGCTATCAACGCATATAGAGTCTTCAATATTAATTGACGGAGTAACAGCATGA
- a CDS encoding tyrosine-type recombinase/integrase has protein sequence MQFYITKPKIIKESLINEVTLGVGQYVQGCVFFNNEHKVIKYPSLWLSKITEVENLSYSTAETYARNMTYFLDFLDQEEDLKELTLDEKLLHVTKHKLIKWINSLKQKDLDKGTIRNRETAIKAFYHFISDGELITKLIKRSPFPSKWLSSKPDQKAVVGATVNDLITLIQFSPYERERAMLQFMFDSGLRVSEVERVTFGDIKEAIAFTRSQVGKRNDDETFHPSYAPLKVQGSKGRENSIKERITLVSRPTLERLALYHSSPLYKKYQMKYSDKGECPAFLNSDGNVFKKAAIQKLIQRLNKKAIKNKAQIQHLYPHKFRHGSALMTLQDENLGNDFLERLVNVKKTLGHVFISTSERYTDMPHDVIDALNPENDQVKTTIEQMQRVYDETRLKIKLRDKK, from the coding sequence ATGCAATTTTACATTACTAAACCAAAGATAATAAAAGAAAGCTTAATTAACGAAGTTACTTTAGGTGTTGGTCAATACGTTCAAGGGTGTGTGTTTTTTAATAACGAGCATAAAGTTATTAAGTATCCTTCACTTTGGCTATCAAAAATTACAGAAGTAGAAAACCTGAGTTATAGCACGGCAGAAACTTACGCTAGAAACATGACTTATTTTTTAGATTTTCTAGATCAAGAAGAAGATCTAAAAGAATTAACACTTGATGAAAAGCTGTTGCACGTAACAAAACATAAATTAATCAAGTGGATTAATTCTCTAAAGCAAAAAGATTTAGATAAGGGAACTATCAGAAACAGGGAAACTGCAATAAAAGCATTTTACCATTTTATAAGTGACGGTGAGTTAATTACCAAACTAATAAAACGTTCACCTTTCCCGTCAAAGTGGCTTAGCTCTAAACCAGATCAAAAGGCGGTAGTTGGTGCTACCGTAAACGACTTGATTACATTAATTCAGTTTTCTCCTTATGAGCGGGAAAGAGCAATGCTCCAATTTATGTTTGATTCAGGTTTACGTGTCAGTGAAGTTGAACGCGTGACATTTGGAGATATCAAAGAGGCTATCGCTTTCACTCGCAGCCAGGTCGGTAAAAGAAATGATGATGAAACCTTTCACCCTTCTTATGCTCCTTTAAAAGTTCAAGGCTCAAAAGGTCGAGAAAATTCAATTAAAGAGAGAATTACATTGGTTTCGCGCCCAACTCTTGAACGTCTGGCACTCTACCATTCATCTCCTTTATATAAAAAGTACCAAATGAAATATAGCGATAAAGGTGAATGCCCCGCCTTTTTAAACAGTGATGGTAATGTCTTTAAAAAAGCAGCTATACAAAAGCTAATCCAAAGATTAAACAAAAAGGCCATTAAAAACAAAGCTCAAATTCAACACTTGTACCCACATAAATTTAGGCATGGGTCAGCCTTGATGACGTTACAAGATGAAAATCTAGGCAATGATTTTTTGGAAAGGCTTGTTAATGTTAAAAAAACTTTGGGTCACGTTTTTATCAGCACGAGTGAACGTTATACCGACATGCCGCACGATGTAATAGACGCATTGAACCCAGAAAACGATCAAGTAAAAACCACCATTGAACAAATGCAAAGAGTCTATGACGAAACAAGGCTAAAAATAAAATTGAGGGATAAGAAATAA